A genomic region of Mesorhizobium sp. NZP2077 contains the following coding sequences:
- a CDS encoding multidrug effflux MFS transporter: protein MSPKFLRIAVVLGLLSAIGPFAIDMYLPALPSIGADLHAGTAAVQMSLLIFFLSMGFGQIVVGPISDMVGRKLPLYGGLALFMVGGIGSAMAPTIEWLIAFRFVQGLGASAGMAVPRAIVRDLHTGNEAAKLMSLLMLVFSVSPILAPLTGSQIIENFGWRAVFWTVTGAAALATILLATSLKETRPAEERVGSSFGTALAGYRLLMGDRNFLGLVAIAGFGIASFFVYLSSSSFILIDHYGLSPSVYSVFFSINAVAFIGMSQMTGLLAERFGLRRVVRVAVTGYASTMVVLLAIMATGVDRLDVMAALLFVGYGFLGLVIPTTSVLAMEEHGEIAGTASALMGTLHFAIGALAMGVAGVFFDGTPLPMVAGITLCAVISFTLAKVTLGRSRESVEAPAE, encoded by the coding sequence ATGAGTCCAAAATTCCTCCGCATCGCGGTCGTGCTCGGTCTGTTGTCCGCCATCGGCCCGTTCGCGATCGACATGTACCTTCCCGCTCTGCCGTCGATCGGCGCGGACCTGCACGCAGGCACGGCCGCCGTGCAGATGAGCCTGCTGATCTTCTTCCTGTCGATGGGTTTCGGCCAGATCGTCGTCGGGCCGATCTCCGACATGGTCGGCCGCAAGCTGCCGCTCTATGGCGGCCTTGCGCTGTTCATGGTCGGCGGCATCGGTTCGGCAATGGCGCCGACCATCGAGTGGCTGATCGCCTTCCGCTTCGTGCAGGGCCTTGGCGCCAGTGCTGGCATGGCTGTGCCGCGCGCCATCGTGCGCGACCTGCACACCGGCAATGAGGCGGCCAAGCTGATGTCGCTCCTGATGCTGGTGTTTTCGGTGTCGCCGATCCTGGCGCCGCTGACCGGCAGCCAGATCATCGAGAATTTCGGCTGGCGCGCCGTGTTCTGGACGGTGACCGGTGCGGCAGCCCTTGCCACCATCCTGCTTGCGACCTCGCTCAAGGAGACGCGGCCGGCGGAAGAACGCGTCGGTTCCTCCTTCGGCACCGCGCTTGCCGGCTACCGCTTGTTGATGGGTGACCGCAATTTCCTCGGCCTGGTGGCGATCGCCGGCTTCGGCATTGCGAGCTTCTTCGTCTACCTGTCGAGCTCGTCCTTCATCCTGATCGATCATTACGGGCTGTCGCCTTCGGTCTACAGCGTGTTCTTCTCGATCAACGCGGTGGCCTTCATCGGCATGTCGCAGATGACCGGGCTGCTGGCCGAGCGCTTCGGGCTGCGCCGCGTGGTGCGCGTCGCGGTGACCGGCTATGCCTCGACGATGGTCGTGCTGTTGGCGATCATGGCGACGGGCGTCGACCGGCTTGACGTGATGGCGGCGTTGCTGTTCGTCGGCTATGGCTTCCTCGGCCTGGTCATCCCGACCACCTCGGTGCTGGCCATGGAAGAGCATGGCGAGATCGCCGGGACGGCGTCGGCGCTGATGGGCACGCTGCACTTCGCCATCGGCGCGCTCGCTATGGGCGTTGCCGGCGTGTTCTTCGATGGCACGCCGTTGCCGATGGTTGCCGGCATCACGCTCTGCGCGGTGATTTCCTTTACGCTGGCCAAGGTCACGCTGGGCCGCTCGCGCGAATCGGTCGAGGCGCCGGCCGAATAG
- a CDS encoding thymidylate synthase has translation MRQYLDLLQHVLDNGADRGDRTGTGTRSVFGYQMRFDLARGFPVTTTKKLHLKSIIHELLWFLAGDTNIKYLTDHGVTIWDEWADENGDLGPVYGKQWRSWPDGHGGSIDQIANLLKEIRRNPQSRRLIVSAWNPAEVEAMALPPCHCLFQFYVSEGRLSCQLYQRSADIFLGVPFNIASYALLTLMVAQVTGLKPGDFIHTLGDAHLYSNHFEQAREQLRRTPRALPTMWINPEVKNLFAFRFEDFRLENYVADASIKAPIAV, from the coding sequence ATGCGCCAGTATCTCGACCTCTTGCAGCATGTGCTGGACAACGGCGCCGATCGCGGCGACCGCACCGGCACCGGCACGCGCTCCGTCTTCGGCTACCAGATGCGTTTCGATCTGGCGCGCGGCTTTCCGGTCACCACCACCAAGAAGCTGCATCTGAAGTCGATCATCCATGAACTCCTGTGGTTCCTCGCCGGCGACACCAACATTAAGTACCTCACCGACCATGGCGTTACGATCTGGGACGAGTGGGCCGACGAGAATGGCGACCTCGGCCCAGTCTATGGCAAGCAATGGCGTTCCTGGCCGGATGGGCATGGCGGCTCGATCGACCAGATCGCGAATCTTCTCAAAGAGATACGCCGCAATCCTCAATCGAGGCGGCTGATCGTTTCAGCCTGGAATCCGGCCGAGGTGGAAGCCATGGCGCTGCCGCCTTGCCACTGCCTGTTCCAGTTCTACGTCTCCGAGGGCCGGCTGTCCTGCCAGCTCTACCAGCGTTCGGCCGACATCTTCCTCGGCGTGCCGTTCAACATCGCGTCCTATGCGCTGCTGACGCTGATGGTGGCGCAGGTGACCGGGCTGAAGCCGGGCGATTTCATCCACACGCTTGGCGACGCGCATCTCTACTCAAACCATTTTGAACAGGCGCGCGAACAATTGCGTCGCACCCCAAGGGCACTGCCGACGATGTGGATCAATCCGGAGGTGAAGAACCTGTTTGCCTTCCGCTTCGAGGACTTCCGGCTGGAAAACTACGTCGCCGATGCGAGCATCAAGGCGCCGATCGCGGTCTGA
- a CDS encoding SspB family protein codes for MADDHIRYDILAQEALRGVMRKVLAEVARTGLPGNHHFFITFLTGAPGVRVSSRLRERYPEQMTIVIQFQYWDLKVTDTGFEVGLSFSDVPEKLEIPFSAVRGFYDPSVNFELEFDVKTDAQPEEEPAQPAPEPLTIVSEKKPKAEKKAAAEAEKKPAAAEAGTKGAEVVSLDAFRKK; via the coding sequence ATGGCCGACGACCACATCCGCTACGACATTCTGGCCCAGGAGGCGTTGCGCGGCGTCATGCGCAAGGTCCTGGCCGAGGTCGCACGCACCGGCCTCCCCGGCAACCATCACTTCTTCATCACCTTCCTGACCGGCGCGCCGGGCGTGCGCGTGTCGTCGCGGCTGCGCGAACGCTATCCCGAGCAGATGACCATCGTCATCCAGTTCCAGTATTGGGACCTCAAGGTGACCGACACCGGCTTCGAGGTTGGCCTTTCCTTCTCCGACGTGCCGGAGAAACTGGAAATCCCGTTCTCGGCCGTGCGCGGCTTCTATGATCCTTCGGTCAATTTCGAGCTTGAGTTCGACGTCAAGACCGACGCTCAGCCCGAGGAGGAACCGGCCCAGCCGGCGCCCGAGCCGCTGACCATCGTCTCCGAGAAGAAGCCGAAGGCCGAGAAGAAGGCCGCCGCCGAAGCGGAGAAAAAGCCCGCCGCGGCCGAAGCCGGCACCAAGGGCGCCGAAGTGGTTTCGCTCGACGCCTTCCGCAAGAAATAG
- a CDS encoding ribbon-helix-helix domain-containing protein, with the protein MSAVEKRSVTIRGHRTSYSLEKPFYDDLIAIAAARKLTLAALVAEVDETRPRDTNLSSALRLHVLEWAKRAERLD; encoded by the coding sequence GTGAGCGCCGTCGAAAAGCGCTCGGTGACCATTCGCGGCCATCGCACCAGCTATTCCCTCGAAAAGCCCTTCTACGACGACCTCATCGCAATCGCGGCGGCGAGAAAGCTGACGCTCGCCGCCCTCGTGGCCGAAGTCGACGAGACGCGGCCCCGCGACACCAACCTGTCCTCGGCGCTGCGGCTGCATGTGCTGGAGTGGGCGAAGCGGGCCGAACGCCTAGATTAG
- a CDS encoding DUF2853 family protein — translation MADYLADVKKYDAGASADVVEKIVKHLGIALRNRDSSLVSCTDPKELERVKESWVAKKLGVGDGAKADAAIEKTCKAMHADHSKGRVTFYYLVAKDLGKLGSL, via the coding sequence ATGGCCGACTATCTTGCAGACGTGAAGAAATACGACGCGGGCGCCAGCGCCGACGTGGTCGAAAAGATCGTCAAGCATCTGGGCATTGCGCTCAGGAACCGCGATTCCTCGCTGGTGTCCTGCACCGACCCGAAGGAGCTTGAGCGCGTCAAGGAGAGCTGGGTGGCCAAGAAGCTCGGCGTCGGCGACGGGGCGAAAGCCGACGCGGCGATCGAAAAGACCTGCAAGGCGATGCACGCGGATCACAGCAAGGGCCGCGTGACCTTCTATTATCTGGTGGCCAAGGATCTGGGCAAGCTCGGTTCCCTCTGA
- a CDS encoding chloride channel protein, whose amino-acid sequence MKPHHSENGHLRDFTTDARVLTIATIAVVVATAALFAGIVLLKLIRLATNIAYFGQFSLADLKLQDTPLGYAAVVVPVIGALIIGLMARYGSEKIRGHGIPEAIEAILLGRSKLGAKVAILKPLSSAISIGSGGPFGAEGPIIMTGGAIGSLIAQMLPVSDNERKTLLVAGAAAGMTTVFGTPIAAIMLAVELLLFEWTPRSFIPVAVAAIIAEVERTVLHLPGPIFPFQGGMAVSFVGLGGWVLVGICAGLLSGLLTQMVYACEDAFQKLPIHWMWWPMIGGLVVGIGGLIEPRALGVGYDNIADMLDGRTLATAALMLLVVKAIIWSVALGSGTSGGVLAPLLIMGGAMGALLGGFLPTADPGFWALLAMSATMGGTMRAPLTATFFAVELTGSTHVLVPLIAACATAHAVTVLLMKRSILTEKVARRGHHLVREYRVDPFALTRVREVMTSQVESVPATMTLHGAAAFLTAPETRHPSFPVLDENRQVLGLIDPPAILRWRRAGKHRTTTLGELLAGSKVTLAFPDEYLEGLSDKLLTANVSHLPVVTRENLQLVGYVGWKDLMRVRSRKQAEERDRSTLLGFGARRGKKTDAVEGV is encoded by the coding sequence ATGAAGCCCCATCATTCAGAAAACGGCCATCTCAGGGATTTCACCACCGATGCGCGCGTGCTGACCATTGCCACGATAGCCGTGGTGGTCGCCACAGCGGCGCTGTTCGCCGGCATCGTGCTTTTGAAACTGATCCGGCTTGCCACCAACATCGCGTATTTCGGCCAGTTCTCGCTCGCCGATCTGAAGCTGCAGGATACGCCACTCGGTTATGCCGCGGTGGTGGTGCCGGTGATCGGCGCACTGATCATCGGGCTGATGGCTAGGTATGGCAGCGAGAAGATCCGCGGCCACGGCATTCCCGAAGCGATCGAGGCAATCCTGCTCGGGCGTTCAAAACTCGGCGCCAAGGTGGCGATCCTGAAGCCGCTGTCGTCGGCGATCTCGATCGGCTCCGGCGGGCCGTTCGGCGCCGAAGGGCCGATCATCATGACCGGCGGCGCGATAGGCTCGCTGATCGCACAGATGCTGCCGGTCAGCGACAACGAACGCAAGACGCTGCTGGTGGCGGGTGCTGCGGCCGGCATGACCACCGTCTTTGGCACGCCGATCGCCGCCATCATGCTGGCGGTGGAGCTACTTCTGTTCGAATGGACGCCGCGCTCCTTCATTCCCGTGGCGGTTGCCGCGATCATTGCCGAGGTCGAGCGCACCGTACTGCATCTGCCCGGGCCGATCTTCCCGTTTCAGGGCGGCATGGCGGTGTCGTTCGTCGGGCTTGGCGGCTGGGTTCTGGTCGGTATCTGCGCCGGCCTGCTGTCGGGGCTGCTCACCCAGATGGTCTATGCCTGCGAGGACGCCTTCCAGAAATTGCCCATCCACTGGATGTGGTGGCCGATGATCGGCGGCCTGGTGGTCGGCATCGGTGGACTGATCGAGCCGCGGGCGCTCGGCGTCGGCTATGACAACATCGCCGACATGCTGGACGGTCGCACGCTTGCCACTGCGGCGCTGATGCTACTGGTGGTCAAGGCCATCATCTGGTCGGTGGCGCTCGGTTCGGGGACTTCCGGCGGCGTGTTGGCGCCGCTGCTGATCATGGGTGGAGCGATGGGCGCGTTGCTCGGCGGATTCCTGCCGACAGCGGATCCCGGTTTCTGGGCACTGCTGGCCATGTCGGCGACCATGGGCGGCACGATGCGGGCGCCGCTGACGGCGACGTTCTTCGCCGTGGAACTGACCGGAAGCACGCATGTGCTCGTGCCGCTGATCGCAGCTTGCGCCACGGCGCATGCGGTGACCGTGCTTTTGATGAAGCGCTCGATCTTGACAGAAAAGGTTGCCAGGCGAGGGCATCACCTGGTGCGCGAATATCGCGTCGATCCGTTCGCGCTGACGAGGGTGCGCGAGGTGATGACGTCGCAGGTCGAGAGCGTGCCGGCGACGATGACGCTGCACGGCGCGGCGGCCTTCCTGACCGCGCCGGAAACCCGGCACCCGAGCTTTCCGGTGCTCGACGAGAACAGGCAGGTGCTCGGCCTCATCGATCCGCCGGCGATCCTGCGCTGGCGCCGCGCCGGCAAGCACAGGACGACGACGCTCGGCGAACTGCTTGCCGGAAGCAAGGTGACGCTCGCCTTTCCCGACGAATATCTCGAAGGCCTCTCCGACAAATTGCTGACGGCCAATGTCTCGCATCTGCCGGTCGTCACCCGCGAAAACCTGCAACTGGTCGGCTATGTCGGCTGGAAGGATCTGATGCGCGTGCGGTCGCGGAAGCAAGCCGAGGAGCGCGACCGCTCGACCTTGCTTGGCTTCGGCGCCAGGCGTGGGAAAAAGACGGATGCGGTCGAGGGCGTCTAA
- a CDS encoding DUF4169 family protein: protein MADIVNLRQARKQKARDEKLRVAEQNRALHGRSKAEKHRDRLIADKAETFVAGHRLDPSGKDEQ, encoded by the coding sequence GTGGCCGACATCGTCAACCTCCGCCAGGCCCGCAAGCAGAAGGCGCGGGACGAGAAGCTGCGCGTCGCTGAGCAGAACCGGGCCCTGCACGGCCGCTCCAAGGCGGAAAAGCATCGCGACCGCCTGATCGCCGACAAAGCTGAGACATTTGTCGCCGGCCATCGCCTCGACCCGTCCGGCAAGGACGAGCAGTGA
- the modA gene encoding molybdate ABC transporter substrate-binding protein, which produces MTRKGFGLRAIALGGFAAALMAAVPAAHAEDKVVVFAAASLKGALDAVNKACEADVGEAATVSYAASSALAKQIEGGAPADVFISADLDWMKYLSDKKLTKPDTEVKLLGNEIVLVAPKDSTVETKIEKGFDLAKLVGDGKLAMGDFKAVPAGKYGKAALESLGVWSSVEGKVAQAENVRAALKLVSTGEAAVGIVYATDAHAEKGVKVVGTFPEDSHPPIIYPVAQTADSKDKDTTAFLKCLQSAKAGALFKDQGFTVLTPSN; this is translated from the coding sequence GTGACGCGCAAAGGTTTTGGATTGAGGGCGATCGCCCTTGGCGGTTTTGCGGCGGCGTTGATGGCGGCGGTGCCGGCAGCACATGCGGAAGACAAGGTCGTGGTGTTTGCAGCGGCCAGCCTCAAGGGCGCGCTCGATGCGGTGAACAAGGCCTGCGAGGCCGATGTCGGCGAGGCCGCGACCGTCTCCTATGCCGCGAGTTCCGCACTGGCCAAGCAGATCGAGGGCGGGGCGCCGGCCGACGTCTTCATCTCGGCCGACCTCGACTGGATGAAATATCTCTCCGACAAGAAGCTGACCAAGCCCGACACCGAGGTGAAACTGCTCGGCAACGAGATCGTGCTGGTGGCGCCGAAGGATTCGACGGTTGAAACCAAGATCGAAAAGGGTTTTGACCTCGCCAAGCTGGTCGGCGATGGCAAGCTCGCCATGGGTGACTTCAAGGCGGTGCCGGCCGGCAAGTACGGCAAGGCGGCACTGGAATCGCTCGGCGTCTGGTCCTCGGTCGAGGGCAAGGTGGCGCAGGCCGAAAACGTGCGCGCGGCGCTCAAGCTGGTTTCAACAGGTGAGGCCGCTGTCGGCATCGTCTATGCCACCGACGCGCACGCCGAAAAGGGCGTCAAGGTGGTCGGCACCTTCCCGGAAGATTCGCACCCGCCGATCATCTATCCGGTTGCCCAGACCGCCGATTCAAAGGACAAGGATACGACTGC
- a CDS encoding helix-turn-helix domain-containing protein has product MSGMTQPPKSRPAIKQADYERLSEFRYLIRRFLEFSQIQAEDAGLTPRQHQALLAIKGFPGGGPVAIGDLAERLRIRHHSAVELVNRLGEAGLVVRDQDKDDHRRVLLRLTERADDCLAELSATHLDELSRIEPMLRRLLDQGRE; this is encoded by the coding sequence ATGTCTGGAATGACGCAGCCGCCGAAATCACGCCCCGCCATCAAACAGGCCGATTACGAGCGGCTGTCCGAGTTCCGCTACCTGATCCGCCGCTTTCTCGAATTCAGCCAGATCCAGGCGGAAGACGCCGGCCTCACACCGCGCCAGCATCAGGCGCTGCTCGCGATCAAGGGTTTCCCGGGCGGCGGACCAGTGGCGATCGGCGACCTGGCGGAGCGCCTGCGCATCCGCCACCACAGCGCGGTCGAACTGGTCAACCGGCTCGGCGAGGCGGGACTGGTCGTGCGGGATCAGGACAAGGACGACCATCGCCGCGTGCTACTGCGGCTGACCGAGCGCGCCGACGATTGTCTGGCCGAGCTGTCGGCAACGCATCTCGACGAGCTCTCGCGCATAGAACCGATGCTGAGGCGCTTGCTCGATCAGGGCCGCGAGTGA
- a CDS encoding molybdopterin-binding protein: MKISARNILKGTIVEIVKGATTSHVRIDIGGVVVTASITNEAVADLKLEKGKQAYAVIKASDVMVGID, translated from the coding sequence ATGAAGATCAGCGCCCGCAACATCCTGAAAGGCACGATCGTCGAAATCGTCAAGGGAGCCACCACCTCGCATGTCAGGATCGACATTGGTGGCGTCGTCGTCACCGCCTCGATCACCAACGAGGCCGTCGCTGATCTCAAGCTTGAAAAGGGCAAGCAAGCCTATGCCGTGATCAAGGCTTCGGACGTGATGGTCGGCATCGACTGA
- a CDS encoding TetR/AcrR family transcriptional regulator encodes MRTGFSPDIFPPRGHEAKRLSIVDAAAGVFCREGFAGANIDLIAAEAGVSRQTVYNHHGDKEKLFMAVVRDLTERCNTGIFATIATFPDQPSDLEADLIGFAVRLNQNCICNRDGKFLRKLIQTEGERYPELFAEWREQGPGRTWPAIAARFARLAYGGHLTIDDPDVAARQFLGLVNAELQTTFMLGGTPREDEVMQSATNGVRTFLRAFGKRPSPSVKKHTALANA; translated from the coding sequence ATGAGAACGGGCTTTTCTCCTGACATTTTCCCGCCACGCGGCCATGAGGCCAAGCGCCTGTCGATCGTCGACGCCGCGGCCGGCGTTTTCTGCCGGGAGGGTTTCGCCGGCGCCAATATCGACCTGATCGCGGCGGAGGCCGGTGTTTCGCGCCAGACCGTCTACAACCACCATGGCGACAAGGAAAAGCTCTTCATGGCCGTGGTGCGCGACCTCACCGAGCGCTGCAACACCGGCATTTTCGCCACCATTGCCACCTTCCCCGACCAGCCAAGCGATCTCGAAGCCGATCTGATCGGCTTTGCCGTGCGCCTGAACCAGAACTGCATCTGCAACCGCGACGGAAAATTCCTGCGCAAGTTGATCCAGACGGAGGGCGAGCGCTATCCCGAATTGTTCGCCGAATGGCGCGAACAAGGTCCCGGCAGGACATGGCCGGCAATCGCCGCCCGCTTCGCCCGGCTCGCCTATGGCGGCCACCTCACCATCGACGACCCCGACGTCGCGGCGCGTCAGTTTCTCGGCCTGGTCAATGCCGAACTGCAGACCACCTTCATGCTCGGCGGCACGCCGCGCGAGGACGAGGTGATGCAATCGGCAACGAACGGCGTGCGCACTTTCCTGCGCGCCTTCGGCAAGCGCCCTTCCCCCAGCGTCAAAAAACACACTGCGCTGGCTAACGCATAA